Proteins from a genomic interval of Zingiber officinale cultivar Zhangliang chromosome 2A, Zo_v1.1, whole genome shotgun sequence:
- the LOC122044449 gene encoding uncharacterized protein LOC122044449 gives MAHSPAVNHVCYAIALLCTACYCCQAQDAIQIVANAALCFDNRMVINNCLMSMGINTNGSSGSNGTMSNSTTIEPKPHGKSNATTEKSNATTNSNATTMTLCSSPCYGQMMLTATCMDGILSSFPFYSPGLVQGVQAIVNMSCRGMANSTTNSTTNSTVSHLAEPGPRTNTSRTSASANTSRARASASASASVRAVPDFATLVVSAFSILFIHRRSQISW, from the exons ATGGCTCACTCTCCGGCAGTAAATCACGTATGCTACGCTATTGCATTGCTATGCACAGCTTGCTACTGTTGTCAAG CACAAGATGCGATTCAGATTGTTGCAAACGCTGCTCTTTGTTTCGATAACCGAATG GTGATCAATAACTGTCTGATGTCGATGGGAATAAACACAAACGGGAGCTCAGGCAGCAACGGGACGATGAGTAATTCTACCACAATTGAGCCGAAACCACACGGGAAGAGCAATGCGACGACGGAGAAGAGTAACGCGACGACGAATAGTAACGCGACGACGATGACGCTCTGTAGCTCTCCCTGTTACGGGCAAATGATGCTGACGGCCACCTGCATGGACGGCATTTTAAGCAGCTTCCCGTTCTACAGCCCCGGGCTTGTACAAGGGGTGCAGGCCATAGTGAACATGTCATGCCGTGGAATGGCCAATTCCACCACCAATTCCACCACCAATTCCACCGTATCACATTTGGCTGAGCCAG GTCCGCGTACAAACACATCAAGAACAAGTGCAAGTGCAAACACATCAAGAGCAAGAGCAAGTGCAAGTGCAAGTGCAAGTGTTCGCGCTGTGCCAGATTTTGCCACTTTAGTTGTCTCTGCTTTTAGCATTCTTTTTATTCATAGGAGAAGCCAAATTTCATGGTAG